From Pedobacter aquae:
AAAACCGGGATAATCATTCACCTCGACAGGTATTTTATCTAGCTGCTGGGCAAGCGCCATAATTTTTGCAGTGGTATCGGCAGAGGTTGCATAGCCATTAATGACTTCTACCAATTTCATTACCGGTACGGGATTCATGAAATGCATTCCAATAACTTTATCTTGCCTTTGCGTAACGGCTGCAATTTGGGTGATAGCTATGGAAGAAGTATTGCTGGCTAAAATGGCTTCTGGCTTGGCATATTTATCAAGCTCTTGAAATATTTTCTCTTTTAAAACAGCATTTTCTGTGGCCGCTTCTACTATCAAATCTACATCTTTTACAGCCTCGGCTAGGTTGGTATAGGTAGTAATATTGGCTAAAGTTTGCTGTTTATCTGCTTCTGTAATGAGGTTTTTAGCTATCTGCCTGTCTAAATTTTTAGCTATAGTAGCGAGGGCTTTTGTTAAAGCATCGGCTTGTACATCTACCAAAGCAACTTTAAACTGATGTTGTGCAAAGCTATGTGCTATGCCATTTCCCATGGTACCAGAACCAATAACTGCAATACTTTTCATGTGCAAAAAAGGTTTATAATGTGAGGTGTTTCCCTGCTTCTTTAACGCTGTTTTTATCTAAATTGTTTAGCACCGGGATAGTTCCTAAATGTTTAAGCTTGGTATATTGGGTAATATAAGCTTCAGAATCTGGATTATGGCCATTAAAAA
This genomic window contains:
- a CDS encoding 3-hydroxyacyl-CoA dehydrogenase family protein — its product is MKSIAVIGSGTMGNGIAHSFAQHQFKVALVDVQADALTKALATIAKNLDRQIAKNLITEADKQQTLANITTYTNLAEAVKDVDLIVEAATENAVLKEKIFQELDKYAKPEAILASNTSSIAITQIAAVTQRQDKVIGMHFMNPVPVMKLVEVINGYATSADTTAKIMALAQQLDKIPVEVNDYPGFVANRILMPMINEAIYTLYEGVAGVTEIDTVMKLGMAHPMGPLQLADFIGLDVCLAILKVLHEGFGNPKYAPCPLLVNMVTSGKKGVKSGEGFYNYQHGTKDLVVAEKFR